A genomic window from Diospyros lotus cultivar Yz01 chromosome 2, ASM1463336v1, whole genome shotgun sequence includes:
- the LOC127795515 gene encoding disease resistance protein RPV1-like isoform X1, producing the protein MPSTSTQLQDCASLPSGSSSWKYDVFLSFRGTDTRNGFVDHLYFALHQKGIFTFKDDLKLERGDSISPALLKSIEESRLALVIFSENYASSKWCLEELVKILECQKTRGLTVLPIFYKVDPSDLRKQRGSVGEAFAIHERDSGEEKGKQKVQRWRNALMEAANISGWDSENGTTHGRLQLLLRHCRFGFNSLTDEDLWVETSCKFDCFWLLKT; encoded by the exons ATGCCCTCCACCAGCACCCAATTGCAGGACTGCGCTTCTCTCCCTTCCGGGTCTAGTTCCTGGAAATACGACGTCTTCTTGAGCTTCAGAGGCACAGACACCCGCAATGGCTTCGTTGACCATCTCTATTTTGCTCTGCATCAGAAGGGCATTTTCACGTTCAAGGATGACCTGAAGCTCGAGCGAGGTGACTCCATTTCTCCGGCGCTCCTGAAATCCATAGAAGAGTCGAGGCTTGCCCTCGTTATTTTCTCCGAGAACTACGCTTCTTCCAAGTGGTGCTTGGAGGAACTCGTTAAGATACTCGAGTGCCAGAAGACGAGGGGACTTACCGTTTTGCCGATTTTTTATAAAGTAGATCCCTCGGATTTACGGAAACAAAGAGGAAGCGTTGGAGAAGCATTCGCCATACACGAGCGAGATTCCGGCGAAGAGAAGGGGAAGCAGAAGGTGCAGAGATGGAGGAATGCTCTAATGGAAGCGGCCAATATTTCTGGGTGGGATTCAGAAAATGGCACAACCCACGG GAGACTTCAGTTGTTATTGAGGCATTGTAGGTTTGGCTTCAATTCCTTGACAGATGAGGATTTGTGGGTTGAAACTTCTTGCAAGTTTGATTGTTTCTGGCTGCTCAAAACTTAG
- the LOC127795515 gene encoding disease resistance protein RPV1-like isoform X3, giving the protein MPSTSTQLQDCASLPSGSSSWKYDVFLSFRGTDTRNGFVDHLYFALHQKGIFTFKDDLKLERGDSISPALLKSIEESRLALVIFSENYASSKWCLEELVKILECQKTRGLTVLPIFYKVDPSDLRKQRGSVGEAFAIHERDSGEEKGKQKVQRWRNALMEAANISGWDSENGTTHGFGFNSLTDEDLWVETSCKFDCFWLLKT; this is encoded by the exons ATGCCCTCCACCAGCACCCAATTGCAGGACTGCGCTTCTCTCCCTTCCGGGTCTAGTTCCTGGAAATACGACGTCTTCTTGAGCTTCAGAGGCACAGACACCCGCAATGGCTTCGTTGACCATCTCTATTTTGCTCTGCATCAGAAGGGCATTTTCACGTTCAAGGATGACCTGAAGCTCGAGCGAGGTGACTCCATTTCTCCGGCGCTCCTGAAATCCATAGAAGAGTCGAGGCTTGCCCTCGTTATTTTCTCCGAGAACTACGCTTCTTCCAAGTGGTGCTTGGAGGAACTCGTTAAGATACTCGAGTGCCAGAAGACGAGGGGACTTACCGTTTTGCCGATTTTTTATAAAGTAGATCCCTCGGATTTACGGAAACAAAGAGGAAGCGTTGGAGAAGCATTCGCCATACACGAGCGAGATTCCGGCGAAGAGAAGGGGAAGCAGAAGGTGCAGAGATGGAGGAATGCTCTAATGGAAGCGGCCAATATTTCTGGGTGGGATTCAGAAAATGGCACAACCCACGG GTTTGGCTTCAATTCCTTGACAGATGAGGATTTGTGGGTTGAAACTTCTTGCAAGTTTGATTGTTTCTGGCTGCTCAAAACTTAG
- the LOC127795515 gene encoding disease resistance protein RPV1-like isoform X2, which yields MPSTSTQLQDCASLPSGSSSWKYDVFLSFRGTDTRNGFVDHLYFALHQKGIFTFKDDLKLERGDSISPALLKSIEESRLALVIFSENYASSKWCLEELVKILECQKTRGLTVLPIFYKVDPSDLRKQRGSVGEAFAIHERDSGEEKGKQKVQRWRNALMEAANISGWDSENGTTHGVLFIPYALLLFLEERFQSGSGIKIIWGIMFESS from the exons ATGCCCTCCACCAGCACCCAATTGCAGGACTGCGCTTCTCTCCCTTCCGGGTCTAGTTCCTGGAAATACGACGTCTTCTTGAGCTTCAGAGGCACAGACACCCGCAATGGCTTCGTTGACCATCTCTATTTTGCTCTGCATCAGAAGGGCATTTTCACGTTCAAGGATGACCTGAAGCTCGAGCGAGGTGACTCCATTTCTCCGGCGCTCCTGAAATCCATAGAAGAGTCGAGGCTTGCCCTCGTTATTTTCTCCGAGAACTACGCTTCTTCCAAGTGGTGCTTGGAGGAACTCGTTAAGATACTCGAGTGCCAGAAGACGAGGGGACTTACCGTTTTGCCGATTTTTTATAAAGTAGATCCCTCGGATTTACGGAAACAAAGAGGAAGCGTTGGAGAAGCATTCGCCATACACGAGCGAGATTCCGGCGAAGAGAAGGGGAAGCAGAAGGTGCAGAGATGGAGGAATGCTCTAATGGAAGCGGCCAATATTTCTGGGTGGGATTCAGAAAATGGCACAACCCACGG GGTTTTGTTTATTCCCTATGCACTATTGTTGTTCCTGGAAGAGAGGTTCCAAAGTGGTTCAGGTATCAAAATAATATGGGGAATTATGTTCGAATCCAGCTGA